The Neomonachus schauinslandi chromosome 11, ASM220157v2, whole genome shotgun sequence genome contains a region encoding:
- the CDC42EP2 gene encoding cdc42 effector protein 2, with protein MSTKVPIYLKRGSRKGKKEKLRDLLSSDMISPPLGDFRHTIHIGSGGGSDMFGDISFLQGKFHLLPGTAVEGPEEDGAFNLPFQFTRTATLCGRELPEGPSPLLKNAISLPVIGGPQALTLPTAQAPPKPPRLHLETPQPSPQPSPKEAGSVDIWRIPEAGSAHNGLTTESGAEEPFLSHASSLLSLHVDLGPSILDDVLQIMDQDLGHMQIPT; from the coding sequence ATGTCCACCAAGGTGCCCATCTACCTGAAGCGCGGCAGCCGCAAGGGCAAGAAGGAGAAGCTGCGGGACCTGCTGTCGTCGGACATGATCAGCCCGCCGCTGGGGGACTTCCGACACACCATCCATATCGGCAGCGGTGGGGGCAGCGACATGTTCGGCGACATCTCCTTCCTGCAGGGCAAGTTTCACCTCCTGCCAGGGACGGCGGTCGAGGGACCTGAGGAGGATGGCGCCTTCAACCTGCCCTTCCAGTTCACCCGCACCGCCACGCTGTGCGGGCGGGAGCTCCCCGAAGGGCCGTCCCCTCTGCTCAAGAATGCCATCTCCCTCCCTGTCATCGGTGGGCCCCAGGCCCTCACCCTGCCCACAGCCCAGGCCCCACCCAAACCCCCTCGCCTGCACCTGGAGACCCCACAGCCTTCCCCACAGCCTTCCCCGAAGGAGGCAGGGAGTGTGGACATCTGGAGAATTCCAGAGGCTGGCTCTGCCCACAACGGGCTGACCACCGAGTCAGGGGCTGAGGAGCCCTTCCTGTCCCATgccagctccctgctctccctgcacGTGGACCTGGGGCCTTCCATCCTGGACGACGTCCTCCAGATCATGGACCAGGACCTGGGCCACATGCAGATCCCCACGTAG